In Paenibacillus sonchi, a single genomic region encodes these proteins:
- a CDS encoding YdeI/OmpD-associated family protein: MVYEFDSEIQLLEGKMKWKVVYFPYTVRELFNTNGKVSIQISVDGHEFDHTLLPSKNGHYFVYNEFIRRAVQKELGDRLHVILKKCEHSRNIVVPDYITKNLEEHHILDTFLTQPDYIKREQINYIELAKKEETKNRRILALIDKLKD; encoded by the coding sequence ATGGTTTATGAATTCGATAGTGAGATACAGCTGCTGGAAGGTAAAATGAAATGGAAAGTAGTTTATTTCCCATATACGGTAAGAGAGTTATTCAATACTAATGGTAAAGTATCTATTCAAATCTCCGTTGACGGGCACGAGTTTGACCATACGTTGTTACCATCCAAGAACGGGCATTATTTTGTTTATAATGAATTTATTCGAAGAGCCGTACAAAAAGAGCTCGGTGATAGACTCCATGTAATACTTAAGAAATGTGAGCACAGCCGTAATATTGTTGTGCCGGATTACATTACTAAAAACCTCGAAGAGCACCACATTTTAGATACATTCCTAACGCAGCCTGATTATATTAAGCGAGAGCAGATTAATTATATTGAACTCGCTAAAAAGGAAGAAACAAAGAATAGACGAATACTAGCTCTAATTGATAAACTTAAAGATTAG